The sequence ATCTAGCCATAGTCGTTTTCATGGTAGTTCTTCATACCGAGTTCCGTGGCTATTTGATGAAGAAGCGGTTGATGTCACAAGACATTTTACAAAACTGAAAAATAGTTTAATGCCTTATTTATTCAATGCCGCGGTTGAGAACAATCAGACTGGAATTCCAGTTATGCGAGCGATGGTGCTTGAATTCCCTGAAGATCCAGCGTGTCAGACACTGGATCGTCAATACATGCTAGGGGATTCCATATTAGTTGCCCCAATATTTAGAGACGATGGGCAGGCCATTTATTATTTACCGAAAGGGAGATGGACACACCTTTTCACTGGTGATGTAGTTGAGGGAGGGGCATGGCAAAAGGAGAAATATGACTATATGAGTCTACCTCTTTTTGTGAAACCAAATACTATTTTATCAATTGGTTCTAATGAAGTGAATCCTGTATATGATTATGCGGAGGATATTACTTTCCGCTTGTATGAAATTGGTGACGGACAACAAGTGGAGGCAACAGTTAACGATTTAGCTGGTCAAGTAGCCGGTTCAATCACGGTTTCTCGTTTAGGTCAAACAATTTCTATTAAAACGGATATGAGAAACAAGCCATATTGCATAAACCTAGTGGGGTATCAGTCTATTCAATCTACAACAAGTGGTGAGTGGTCTAGCGATTTAAGTGGAGTGAAAATAGTACCCGACAAATCAGCTAATAAGTTTTCGATTTTACTTTAACAAGTCAACATCTGGCTGCAATTGAATATAAATATGTCTTAGTAAGCCCTGCTTTGCTAAGGCATGTTTACTTTATAGTTATAGAAAGGAGAAAATATATGACTTATTTTTCTACTATTAAAAAAATTGAATTTGAAGGTTCTTCGTCAACAAATCCATTTGCTTTTAAATTTTATAATCCTGAGGAAAAAATTGGTGATAAAACGATGGAGGAAATCTTGCGCTATGGTGTGTCATACTGGCACACATTTAGGATGGATGGTTCAGATCCATTTGGCGCTGGAACGATGATGCGCCCATGGGATAAATTTAGTGGAATGGATTTGGCTAAAGCGCGTGTAGATGCTTCCTTCGAATTTTATGAAAAATTGGATGTACCATTTTTCTGTTTCCATGATATCGATATTGCACCAGAGGGAGCTAATTTAAGAGAGTCAAACCAAAACCTAGATGTGATTGTTAGTATGATTAAGGATTATATGAAGGATAGTAAAGCGAAGCTGCTTTGGAATACGGCTAATAATTTCACGCATCCACGTTTTGTTCATGGTGCGGCAACATCGAGTCACGCCGATGTCTTTGCTTATTCTGCGGCAAAAGTGAAAAAAGGCTTGGAAATTGGTAAAGAGCTTGGTGCTGAAAACTATGTATTTTGGGGTGGCCGTGAAGGTTATGAAACACTGTTAAATACAAATATGAAGCTTGAATTAGATAATTTAGCTCGTTTTTATACGATGGCGATTGATTATGCAAAAGAGATTGGCTTTGATGCTCAATTCTTAATCGAGCCTAAACCAAAAGAGCCCACGACGCATCAATATGATTATGATGTAGCGACTGCGCATGCATTTTTGCAAAATTATGGTCTTGAAAATCACTTCAAGTTTAATATAGAAGCGAATCACGCAACACTCGCTGGCCATACATTTGAACATGAGCTTCACTATGCCCGCATTCATAATATGTTGGGTTCTGTAGATGCCAACCAAGGTGATCCGTTGATTGGATGGGATACGGATGAGTTCCCGACAGACTTATGGTCAACGACACTTGCGATGTATGAAATTCTTAAAAATGGTGGACTAGGTAGAGGTGGACTAAACTTCGATGCGAAAGTAAGAAGGGGTTCATTTGAGCCGGAAGATTTATTCCATGCGCATATTGCTGGAATGGATGCATTTGCAGTTGGGTTGAGGGTGGCACAAAATTTAATTGATGATAAGGTCTTAGAAAATATAGTAGAAGATCGCTATCAGACATTTACGAGCGGCGTAGGCCTCGATATCGTTCAAGGGAAAACTAATTTCCGTAAACTAGAGGCTTATGCCCTTGGGGTAACTGATATCAAGCAGGTGTCTGGTCGCTTAGAACAAATTAAAGCGACAATCAATCAATATTTATTGAAGGCTTTTGCTGATTAATTGGGTCTGGGGGTATGGCTATGAAGTATGTAATTGGTGTGGATTTAGGCACGAGTGCAGTTAAAATCTTGCTTGTTAATAAAAAAGGTGACGTCGTTCAGGAAGTATCAAAGCCATATCCTTTAATCCAGGAAAAGTCGGGATATAGTGAGCAGAATCCCCATGATTGGGTAGAGCAAACAACTTTAGGACTGGCTGAGCTCATGAGTAATTTCAAGGGAAATCCAGAAGAGATAGAAGGTATTAGTTTTTCTGGGCAAATGCATGGGCTTGTTTTACTGGATGGCAACAATGAAGTGTTACGCCATGCCATTTTGTGGAATGATACCCGAACAACAGCACAGTGTCAGCAAATTTATGATGTGGTTGGTGATGAACGTTTATTAGCGATCACAAAGAATCCGGCATTGGAAGGTTTTACTTTACCGAAAATAGTATGGGTGAAAGAACATGAGCCAGAATTATATAGTCAGGTAAAGACATTTCTTCTCCCAAAAGATTACTTACGCTATAAGCTGACTGGCAAGTTGCATATGGAGTACTCGGACGCAGCAGGGACGCTGTTATTAAATATAAGTGAAAAAGAGTGGAGTACGGAAATCTGTGAGTTACTTGACATTGATCCGAGTATTTGCCCGCCACTTGTTAATTCTGACGAAGAGGTAGGCTTGATTACTGCTGACTTTGCGGTAGCTACGGGGCTTTCAGAGGCTACACGTGTATTCGCCGGTGGGGCTGATAATGCCTGTGGTGCGATTGGTTCGGGCATTTTAGAGGATGGAAAAACACTTTGTAGTATCGGGACCTCTGGCGTTGTTTTGTCCTATGAGGCGAGTGATGACAAAGATTTTGAAGGGAAGGTCCACTATTTTAATCATAGTGCGCCAGATGCTTTTTATACAATGGGTGTTACACTTGCGGCGGGCCATAGTTTAACGTGGTTCAAGGATGTTTTTGCGGCGCATGA comes from Sporosarcina sp. FSL K6-3457 and encodes:
- the xylA gene encoding xylose isomerase; translated protein: MTYFSTIKKIEFEGSSSTNPFAFKFYNPEEKIGDKTMEEILRYGVSYWHTFRMDGSDPFGAGTMMRPWDKFSGMDLAKARVDASFEFYEKLDVPFFCFHDIDIAPEGANLRESNQNLDVIVSMIKDYMKDSKAKLLWNTANNFTHPRFVHGAATSSHADVFAYSAAKVKKGLEIGKELGAENYVFWGGREGYETLLNTNMKLELDNLARFYTMAIDYAKEIGFDAQFLIEPKPKEPTTHQYDYDVATAHAFLQNYGLENHFKFNIEANHATLAGHTFEHELHYARIHNMLGSVDANQGDPLIGWDTDEFPTDLWSTTLAMYEILKNGGLGRGGLNFDAKVRRGSFEPEDLFHAHIAGMDAFAVGLRVAQNLIDDKVLENIVEDRYQTFTSGVGLDIVQGKTNFRKLEAYALGVTDIKQVSGRLEQIKATINQYLLKAFAD
- the xylB gene encoding xylulokinase, encoding MKYVIGVDLGTSAVKILLVNKKGDVVQEVSKPYPLIQEKSGYSEQNPHDWVEQTTLGLAELMSNFKGNPEEIEGISFSGQMHGLVLLDGNNEVLRHAILWNDTRTTAQCQQIYDVVGDERLLAITKNPALEGFTLPKIVWVKEHEPELYSQVKTFLLPKDYLRYKLTGKLHMEYSDAAGTLLLNISEKEWSTEICELLDIDPSICPPLVNSDEEVGLITADFAVATGLSEATRVFAGGADNACGAIGSGILEDGKTLCSIGTSGVVLSYEASDDKDFEGKVHYFNHSAPDAFYTMGVTLAAGHSLTWFKDVFAAHESFDDLLADVGSVPVGSNGLLFTPYIVGERTPHADATIRASFIGMDSAHQRKDFVRAVLEGITFSLNESIEIFRSSGKKIDTIVSIGGGAKNEVWLQIQADIFDATIVRLESEQGPGMGAAMLAAYGCDWFDSLQQCADTFLKIDKQFVPNREYVAKYKKMFVLYQEIYSQTKDINKKIMEFRD